ACCCTCAAACACGGCTGCATGGAGCAAATGCGCCCCGAGCGTTCCCCGGGCGTCCAGGGCCAGCAACGATCCCGACGCTGTGTTTTGTCGGACAACGCGAGCCAGCCTTTCTATTTCCTCGGCCCGCACCGAAACCAGATGCGGTGTCGGTACAGGCTGGTGGATGGAGAGCCATCGTCGTAATTCCAGGAACTGAAAACGGCTAAATCGTCCGAGCAGGTGATGCGCCGGAGTCACAAGGACCCGTGAACGAATGAGTACAGCCGCACCCCTCTTCCAAATCCGTCGAAAGAAGCTGACGGTCACAGTACTTGGAGGGTCCGGATTAATTGCTCCTGATGCGATCGCGCTCCGATCGGGCCGAGAAAAGTTAGGTGCAGCCGCTATTCTACTTTGATTTTCAGCCGCCTGTCTTGTCACTTAAACACCCAGGTAGCGCTTGGCACACAGGCGCTCATCCGGCCGTTTGGCTATACGACCGTCAGCCATTCCGAATTTTGTCTTACCCGCCGGTCCGTATGACGGCTTTTCGCTGGATGAAAACCACCAGACGATTCAACAACTTGGTACCCAGGTGCACATCGCTGCCTATACCGCCAGTAAAACACGCGAATTCACCTTGTAAGCCGGATTCTTTTTTTCCGGAGGTCCCAGGGAAATCAGCTTCCAAATTATGCATCCGGTTAACGGAAGTGAGAAGCAAAAACCGTTTAACGAAGCTCGAACAGAAGCGTCACCTCCCCGCCCAGCTCAATCTGGTCGCCCGACTGAAGAGGGTACGTCACGCCCAGAATATCCGCCCGCTCGATGGTATCGTCCGGGTGCATGATTTTGGTTTTGTTGCCGTTGGCAGGCAGACCGCCCGGATCAACCAGCAGCGCGTATTTCCGCTGAGCCGGGTTGTACTGAATTGTTGCGTGCGCCCGGCTTACGGCCCCGTTCCCGGCGCCTTTCTGCGGGTCAAAACCGGGGGCGTCGTCGGGCAGAATTACAATGTCGTTGACCCGAACCCGCCCCGAAGCCGTCTGGGTCGACTGTCCCCGACCAATGTAAAACAGCGCCTTTTGGGCGGGATCGAGCGCGTATACTTCCTGTTCCGTCTGCCCCACCAGGGTTCTGACCGACGCCAATTGCACCGGACCATCGGATTTTTTCAGGTCCAGGACCACCAGCCCCAGATTCCCTTCCCGGTAGGTGCTGTTTGGCAACTGATCCCGGAAGAATTCCACCTCAAACAGCCAGTCTTTCGCCAGCGTGATGTAATTGTCGGCCAGGTGCCGATTCAGTTCACTCCGGAATTTACCCGGCTGGCCGGCCCACAGCGCCACGCGAAAAACTTCCTCATCTTCAGTGTTTTCGCTCAGCACAAACAGCCGCAGACCGATGGGCGCGTTGTCGGGTTCGTTCTGATACGCCCGCAGCTTCTCGATCACAAACCGGATGATCTGGTTGCGTCGCTGCGCGGCTGGCGGAGGTCCCGACGGCCTGGGTTTGGGTGCCACGGGCGCACGCTCCTGCTCCACCGGGGGAGTGGTCGACGGCGCGGAAGGACTCGACGAAAAGCCAAACAAGTTTTTAACGGTTTCCAGAATACCCATGATGCGTGACGGTTGGTTGATCAAAAACTCCCTAAATAACCCCGTTTTTGTAAGATCGGTGCCACAACGGTATTGGCCAATTGCACGGCATCGCCCGACGAATCGCCCAGTTCGATCCGGACGCAGACGATGGTTTTGGACCGGCGGTCGGGGGTGGGGGCAAAAAACACGTACCAGCCATCGTTAACTTTCTCGCCAAGCACAATTCGTTCGGGCGTTCCCGTTTTACCGGCTACCTTAACCGCGCTGATCTTGTTGCGCCCACCCCGCGGGTTCGACTGTTCGATCATGAATTCTTCGAGTTGTTCCGCGTACGCTGGCCGACCGATGGTTTCGCCCTGCGGAACCGGCTGCGGTTTTCCGGCCAGATTCAGCACATACCGCGAGGGCTGCAACACGCCCCCATTAGCAATGGAACCGGCCATCCGGGCCATCGACGCGGGGGTGGACGTAAGCTGCCCCTGTCCCCAGGCCAGCCCCGAGAATTCACCCCGGTAACGCCGGGGATACCGGTTGCTCTGGTAAAGATTCCGCCGGACCACAAACGATGAATCGCGCCAGTGCTGCCGAATCTGCTTTTGTTCCGGCTCCGTGTGCGTATCGGCGTACGAATACCCCCCGATCAGGTCGACGTTCATGCCCGTTTTCAGATACAAGTCGGCGAGTTGATCGTCCAGTTTGTTTTCGTTCGCCAGTCGGATGAAGTAGACGTTGCTCGACCGGACGATGGCCCGTTTCATGTCCACGGATTCCCCGCAGGGTTCCGACTCGCGGACACCGCGCCGGATGATTTCCTGACAGGTGACGGGGTAACTGACGCCGGAAGCCGAAGCACCCAGTTTGTTAAAGGCGGCCATCGCCGTCAAGATTTTCGCCGTGGACCCCGGGGCGGTCGCGTACGTCATGCCCAGATCACGCTCCGTGACCAGGTAAGGCAGTTTCAGCCGGTCGCGATCGCCCAGCAGCATGGGTTCGGGCGTTTTCAGATTGGGCAGCGGATACAGCGCCGACGCCATCACATCGCCCGAAGCGGCATCCATGACCACCACCGAAAGCCGGTGATTGCGGTAGTCCGATGTTGCCAGCCCTTTTTGCAGCGCCACCTGTAATTCAGCGTTGATGCTCAGCTTCAGATCCCGGTTTTTGGCCTTGCGTTCTTCCACCTCCCGGCTGTCGATGCCCGCCCGCAGCGCCGGTGCCAGTTCCCGGTAGTCGTATACCGTCAGCGTCCGGGTTTGCTCAACCGGCTGGCTGAACCGGTCGGCGCGGTACTCGGTCGTTACAATATCCGTTTTACGCGGTCGACTGTTGAAACCGCGTAGCTCACTGAAATGCGTGGCCTCCGCGTAGTAGCCGTTGCTTTGCCCCCAAAATAGTTGCGTATTGAGGTCGCCGACCCAGAAAAACAGGTGGTCGCCGAAGGGGTAATACCGTCGCAGCCGCTTCTGAACGAGGGTGTTTAGGTCGTCCGATTTCAGACCACTTTGCCGCAGTTTCCCGGCCTGTTGAGCCACTACCTCCGGCTCGCTGGTGGCCAGCACCAAACCGTTGCGGTCGTAAATGGTACCCGAAGCCAGTTTGCGGGTCAGTCGCTCGATGCGCGGGTTGTAGCTGTAAACGGGATCGCCGAAGCGCGTTACGACCCGCACCGGTCGTACAATGTATTCATCTCCGCGCCAGCCAATCACCGGCAACAGCCGCCCGATCAGCATGACGACACCCAGTAGAAAGCCCGAAATACCAGCCATCAAAACCGCGTCGTAATGCTTTTCAAGGTACTCCCGTTGGGCAACCTGACCGGGCCGGTGGGCGACGCTGAAAACCGCCCCCATCGCCGTCAGGTTAAAAATAAGCGAAATCTTGCCGTAACTCAGAAACGGAACGCTGATTCCCGTCAGCGGCAGCAGACCAATGGACCCGCCCGCAATAATCAGAAACTGAACACCCGTCGCGATGGCAATACCGGCCACCAGAAAAAAGCTAAACGGCTGACCCGCTCGACGGGCTTGCAGGAAAACCCGGTGCAGCAAAATGCCAAACAGCAGAAATACAGCAATGACGCCCAGACCACCCAGCTCTTCGCCCACGCTCGGCAGAATCATATCGGTATGGGCTGCGGGCATGGCAGCCGCGAAGCCCTTGCCCAGACCCTGCCCGGTCCAGCCGCCGGAGGCCAGGGTCCAGAAACCGTGCGCCAGGTGGTCACCACCGTACACGTCGTTGTTCCAGGGACTTAGCCACATGGCTTTGCGGTCGGCCAGCCGGTCGCCCACGTAGGGCAGCAAATCACCGAAGGAAAACATTGCCATAATCAGCAGCAGCAGCACGGGTGCTTCCGTCAGCAAAGCCGCCCAGCCCAGGCCCGTCGTCGAACGGGCATCGCCCCGCCAGAACAGGTAGCCCACTAAAACGCCGAAACTAAGCAACAACGCCAGCCAGCCGGGCAACAGCCAGAGCGCAACGCTATAGCCCACGCCCGTTGCGAGCGTGATCCCTAAGTTGCCCCGGGCAATGCTGTAGAACAACAGGAACGTAAAACAGACGACGAGGGCCGGTCCCATGTCGCCCAGCAGCAGGTACAGCAACATGAGCAAACCGGCTCCCGCCAGCGCCCCGAAACTGACCGAAAACCGCCAGCGCAAATCGGGTAATTCCCGGATTTGCTGTTCGTTGGCGGCAAAAAAACCGGCAAAAAACAGCAACAACAGGTATTTGGTGATCTCGCTGGGTTGAAACGTCAGGCCGAGCAGCGACAGGTTCACCCGAACGCCACTGCCTTCCGGACCAGTACCGATGAGCAGGGTCAGCACGGCCAGACCGATTGCCAACACCAGCCAGGTCCAGCCCGACAGCCGCACGGACGACCGGTTTGCAAAGGCAAACAGCCAGTCGAACCGCCAGTCGGCGTAAAAACGGCCGACGTTTAGTTGAGATAAAACCGTCATCCCAATCAGGCCCATCGCCACGCCCTGAAACGTTTGCCAGGCGTAAAGCGTGTCCTGCAAGGGGTCCTGAATAGCCAGCAGCGTCAGAACGGAGATGCCGGTGAGCAACATCAGCACCGGCAACAGCAACGGATCGGAGTTAAACCGTCGGAGGGACCAGAAGCCCTGCACCGCCCAGAAGGACATAATGAACAAGGCAACGATGCCCCAGAATTGCCACGTAAAAGCCGTGGGTGTCCGCACCACCAGGGCCTGGTCGGCTTTCAGTTGGCCGTAGGCGACGGAACCGATCAGCCGAAGCTGGTGCGGGCGCGCCGAGAAAGTAAACGTTTGATCGCTCGTCAGCTGACTCGTTCCCCGGCGGCTTCCGAATTCAAATCCGGGTTTGAGGGGCACCACGCTGTAGGCCGAATCCACCTTGAGACCGGTAAACGAAAACTGACCGTCGGCGTCGGTGCGGGTGTAGAAAAACCGGTCCTGCAAGGTGTCAGGCTGGGCCGTGGGCGGGTGGCGTTTGAGCTGTACCAGCACCCCCGACATGGGCTCGTCCTCCCGGGTTACCCGGCCACCGATCGAACGGGTTCCGCCACCAATTGCCAGCGTGGGGGCATACGCTTTCGGGTTCGTGCGCTCCCGGACGTACAGCACCGAGTCGAAACCCATTTGCTGCCGGGACAGTTGCAACCGGCTCTGAAAATCGGCCCCGCCCACTGAACTGCGCCAGGGCAGCGGAGCCAGCACCGAAAACTGCCGTTTGTTGATAGCCCCCAGATTTTCCGGCGAATCATTTAGCGCCAGTTTAGCGGCCAGCGAGTCGGCCACCAGCGCCCGGTCCTTCTCATCCGAGTAGTAGTTACCCGTGGTGAGAAGCCGTTGGAGGGCGGCCGATTTGACGCCCGGCGTGAGCGTCAGGGCCCGTCCACTGGCAAGCGCTTCCTGGGCCTGATTTAGATTGGGCAGCAGGTTGACATACAGCCGGATAAACAGCAGGAGCAACATAACCGTTGCCCCGGCCAGGTACAACCGGCCGGACGACACAGGGGCTGATTTCATTCGTTACGAACTAAGCTTGAAAAACAATTAGTTGGTGGTTCGGGTCGTGTCGGTAACCGTTTGGGTTGAATCCGGAGCCGTCGTGGGGGGCGGTGTAGGCGCCGTTGTCCGCTTCACTGTATCGGCAGGGACCGCCCGGCTGGTGTCGGCAGCAGTGGAATCGACGGCCGGTTCCTCGGTCGTGACGTCTTCCTGATACTCCGAAGCCGAATCAACCGGCATAAGCCCCGAATTCAGCGAATCCGCGACCATACCGGTGGAATCCGCGGCCATACCAGAACCCGTTGTCGCCTGCTGGCTTCGGTAGAAAAAGTAAACGCCAATCAGCGCAATGACCACAGCCGCTCCCAACGCCACCCACGACCAGTTTACGCCCGGTTT
This Larkinella insperata DNA region includes the following protein-coding sequences:
- a CDS encoding FHA domain-containing protein — protein: MGILETVKNLFGFSSSPSAPSTTPPVEQERAPVAPKPRPSGPPPAAQRRNQIIRFVIEKLRAYQNEPDNAPIGLRLFVLSENTEDEEVFRVALWAGQPGKFRSELNRHLADNYITLAKDWLFEVEFFRDQLPNSTYREGNLGLVVLDLKKSDGPVQLASVRTLVGQTEQEVYALDPAQKALFYIGRGQSTQTASGRVRVNDIVILPDDAPGFDPQKGAGNGAVSRAHATIQYNPAQRKYALLVDPGGLPANGNKTKIMHPDDTIERADILGVTYPLQSGDQIELGGEVTLLFELR
- a CDS encoding FtsW/RodA/SpoVE family cell cycle protein — translated: MKSAPVSSGRLYLAGATVMLLLLFIRLYVNLLPNLNQAQEALASGRALTLTPGVKSAALQRLLTTGNYYSDEKDRALVADSLAAKLALNDSPENLGAINKRQFSVLAPLPWRSSVGGADFQSRLQLSRQQMGFDSVLYVRERTNPKAYAPTLAIGGGTRSIGGRVTREDEPMSGVLVQLKRHPPTAQPDTLQDRFFYTRTDADGQFSFTGLKVDSAYSVVPLKPGFEFGSRRGTSQLTSDQTFTFSARPHQLRLIGSVAYGQLKADQALVVRTPTAFTWQFWGIVALFIMSFWAVQGFWSLRRFNSDPLLLPVLMLLTGISVLTLLAIQDPLQDTLYAWQTFQGVAMGLIGMTVLSQLNVGRFYADWRFDWLFAFANRSSVRLSGWTWLVLAIGLAVLTLLIGTGPEGSGVRVNLSLLGLTFQPSEITKYLLLLFFAGFFAANEQQIRELPDLRWRFSVSFGALAGAGLLMLLYLLLGDMGPALVVCFTFLLFYSIARGNLGITLATGVGYSVALWLLPGWLALLLSFGVLVGYLFWRGDARSTTGLGWAALLTEAPVLLLLIMAMFSFGDLLPYVGDRLADRKAMWLSPWNNDVYGGDHLAHGFWTLASGGWTGQGLGKGFAAAMPAAHTDMILPSVGEELGGLGVIAVFLLFGILLHRVFLQARRAGQPFSFFLVAGIAIATGVQFLIIAGGSIGLLPLTGISVPFLSYGKISLIFNLTAMGAVFSVAHRPGQVAQREYLEKHYDAVLMAGISGFLLGVVMLIGRLLPVIGWRGDEYIVRPVRVVTRFGDPVYSYNPRIERLTRKLASGTIYDRNGLVLATSEPEVVAQQAGKLRQSGLKSDDLNTLVQKRLRRYYPFGDHLFFWVGDLNTQLFWGQSNGYYAEATHFSELRGFNSRPRKTDIVTTEYRADRFSQPVEQTRTLTVYDYRELAPALRAGIDSREVEERKAKNRDLKLSINAELQVALQKGLATSDYRNHRLSVVVMDAASGDVMASALYPLPNLKTPEPMLLGDRDRLKLPYLVTERDLGMTYATAPGSTAKILTAMAAFNKLGASASGVSYPVTCQEIIRRGVRESEPCGESVDMKRAIVRSSNVYFIRLANENKLDDQLADLYLKTGMNVDLIGGYSYADTHTEPEQKQIRQHWRDSSFVVRRNLYQSNRYPRRYRGEFSGLAWGQGQLTSTPASMARMAGSIANGGVLQPSRYVLNLAGKPQPVPQGETIGRPAYAEQLEEFMIEQSNPRGGRNKISAVKVAGKTGTPERIVLGEKVNDGWYVFFAPTPDRRSKTIVCVRIELGDSSGDAVQLANTVVAPILQKRGYLGSF